In the genome of Xenopus laevis strain J_2021 chromosome 1S, Xenopus_laevis_v10.1, whole genome shotgun sequence, one region contains:
- the LOC121399390 gene encoding serine dehydratase-like: protein METKGAHCLNAALEAGKPISLPDITSVAKCLGAKTVCDRAFECTREHNVISITVDDREAIRAVEMFLDDELIFVEPACGAALAAVYSGHIQRLQQEGILKTPLDPIVMVVCGGSSISISQLKHFKSQLNMN, encoded by the exons ATGGAGACTAAAGGGGCCCACTGTTTGAATGCAGCTCTTGAAGCAGGAAAACCCATCAGCCTTCCAGATATTACCAG TGTTGCCAAGTGTCTCGGTGCCAAGACAGTATGTGACAGAGCCTTTGAGTGTACAAGGGAGCACAACGTTATTTCCATTACTGTTGATGACAGAGAAGCCATACGGGCTGTGGAAATGTTTTTGG ATGATGAGTTAATTTTTGTGGAGCCTGCATGTGGAGCTGCCCTTGCTGCTGTCTATTCAGGACATATCCAACGCCTGCAGCAGGAGGGAATCTTGAAGACACCCCTTGACCCCATTGTGATGGTAGTGTGTGGAGGCAGTTCGATCAGCATTTCTCAGCTAAAACACTTCAAATCCCAGCTGAATATGAATTGA
- the LOC121399388 gene encoding cyclin-O protein B-like yields MEISKARKRRRQINEEEQLSPGCCHDPKRVRHQGDQRGTCHPSAGDPALQNEPWNTLAHIGIGLETFKEYGEDAYMYNKSLEERFMALNFLQSQPEITLASWYEFTSLLVFIHRRLKLDFRSLCLTVNLLERFLARTAPIKTTDLNRVGATCFNIAYKLVDKRQFSLWNCLKLFDATITKKEMNQLERIIICRLLFELSAPTIDDFLEHFTLRRVASQKPVAAQQTKEAIALTAARGIAALSLTHHHEFYTYAPSMMALCCLKVAIKFYPSGKPINVDPAEYPDHVMEECVGKIIALVSSRQSFLHMLLPAVFPRRTAEETETSASQKEPEGGEAETSRQEQGSDPLEMAQGSGLSIYHQGVGLQNMHPYIPTYPYYHPHMHPYIPTYPYNHPYRHPYIPTYPYNHPYRHPYIPTY; encoded by the coding sequence ATGGAGATTTCAAAAGCGAGGAAGCGAAGACGACAGATCAACGAAGAAGAACAACTTTCCCCTGGGTGCTGCCATGATCCCAAAAGGGTGAGGCACCAGGGTGATCAACGAGGGACGTGCCACCCTTCAGCTGGGGACCCAGCACTTCAAAATGAGCCTTGGAACACCTTAGCTCACATAGGCATTGGCCTAGAGACCTTCAAGGAGTATGGGGAAGACGCCTACATGTACAACAAAAGCCTTGAAGAGAGATTTATGGCTTTGAACTTTCTACAAAGTCAGCCAGAAATCACTTTGGCGTCATGGTATGAGTTCACCAGCCTGCTTGTCTTCATACACAGACGCCTGAAGTTGGACTTTAGGTCTCTGTGCTTGACTGTCAACCTTCTGGAGCGGTTTCTTGCCCGCACTGCTCCCATCAAGACCACCGACCTGAACAGAGTAGGAGCCACTTGCTTCAATATAGCCTACAAGTTAGTGGACAAACGGCAATTCAGCCTATGGAATTGCCTAAAACTCTTTGATGCCACCATTACAAAGAAGGAAATGAACCAACTGGAGCGAATCATCATTTGCAGATTGCTTTTTGAACTGTCAGCACCGACCATCGATGACTTCTTGGAGCATTTCACCCTCCGGAGAGTAGCCAGCCAGAAGCCTGTAGCTGCCCAGCAGACAAAGGAAGCCATTGCCCTGACTGCTGCTAGAGGCATCGCCGCACTGAGCCTGACCCACCATCATGAGTTTTATACTTATGCACCCTCCATGATGGCTCTGTGCTGCCTGAAAGTAGCCATAAAATTCTACCCTTCAGGCAAACCCATCAACGTGGATCCCGCTGAATACCCAGATCACGTAATGGAAGAGTGTGTCGGGAAGATCATCGCTCTGGTATCATCCAGGCAGAGCTTTTTACACATGCTGCTTCCAGCAGTGTTTCCAAGAAGAACAGCAGAGGAGACAGAGACAAGCGCCTCCCAGAAAGAACCCGAAGGTGGTGAGGCAGAAACATCCAGGCAGGAACAGGGTTCTGACCCCTTGGAAATGGCCCAGGGATCTGGCCTTTCCATCTATCATCAAGGGGTAGGTTTGCAAAacatgcacccatacattccCACATATCCATACTACCACCCTCacatgcacccatacattcctacatatccttacaaccacccttacaggcacccatacattcctacatatccatacaaccacccttacaggcacccatacattcctacatat